A single Mangrovimonas sp. YM274 DNA region contains:
- a CDS encoding GNAT family N-acetyltransferase: protein MLTLKGEHIYLRALEPEDLEFVHAIENDELVWEISNTITPYSKYAIKLYLENAHRDIFEVKQLRLAICNNSDTIIGLIDLFDFDFKNKRAGIGILIKDVVHRGIGYGNEALKLLIGYCDKYLNLHQLYCNISEENEASIKLFESNGFRKVGLKKDWNLVDGSYKNEYLFQRISS from the coding sequence ATGCTAACGCTCAAGGGGGAACATATCTATTTAAGGGCATTGGAGCCGGAAGATCTAGAATTTGTCCATGCCATTGAAAATGATGAGTTGGTTTGGGAAATTAGCAACACCATTACTCCATATTCAAAATATGCCATCAAACTGTATTTGGAAAATGCCCACCGAGACATTTTTGAAGTTAAACAATTGCGATTGGCAATTTGTAACAATAGTGATACCATAATTGGCTTGATTGATCTTTTTGATTTTGATTTCAAGAACAAAAGAGCCGGTATCGGAATTTTGATTAAAGATGTCGTTCATCGCGGCATTGGATATGGAAATGAAGCTCTTAAGCTGCTAATAGGGTATTGCGATAAATACTTGAACCTGCATCAATTGTATTGCAATATTTCAGAAGAAAATGAGGCCAGTATTAAATTGTTTGAGAGCAATGGCTTCCGAAAGGTGGGACTTAAGAAAGATTGGAACTTAGTAGACGGTTCCTATAAAAACGAATATTTATTTCAACGTATATCAAGTTAA
- the dapF gene encoding diaminopimelate epimerase, whose protein sequence is MKLTFYKYQGTGNDFVMIDNRQQIFDKNDTKQVAFLCDRRFGIGADGLILLENHPEYDFKMVYYNADGNESSMCGNGGRCLVAFAKHLGVIEDKATFEAVDGLHHATVDNNIVHLQMQDVDLVEKHDSHVFLNTGSPHHVEFKGNLDDMDVKTEGAKIRYSDLYGKAGSNINFVNKIEDGFFAVRTYERGVEDETLSCGTGVTAVAIAMHNTGETDKETIALQVQGGQLQVSFEVVNGHYKNVWLIGPATFVFKGEVEC, encoded by the coding sequence ATGAAACTTACTTTTTATAAATATCAAGGAACAGGGAACGATTTTGTGATGATTGATAATCGTCAACAAATTTTCGACAAAAATGATACCAAACAAGTAGCTTTTTTGTGCGACAGACGTTTTGGCATTGGAGCCGATGGTTTGATTTTGTTGGAAAACCACCCAGAATATGACTTTAAAATGGTGTATTACAATGCCGATGGAAACGAAAGCTCTATGTGCGGTAATGGAGGTAGATGCCTGGTGGCATTTGCAAAACATTTGGGAGTTATTGAAGACAAGGCTACGTTTGAGGCGGTGGATGGATTGCACCATGCCACGGTAGACAATAATATTGTGCACCTACAGATGCAGGATGTAGATTTGGTTGAGAAACATGATTCGCATGTGTTTTTAAATACGGGATCACCTCACCATGTAGAATTCAAAGGTAATTTGGACGACATGGATGTTAAAACTGAAGGCGCTAAAATCCGTTATAGTGATTTGTATGGAAAAGCAGGAAGCAACATCAATTTTGTGAATAAAATTGAAGACGGCTTTTTCGCTGTGAGAACTTATGAAAGAGGAGTGGAAGATGAAACCTTATCTTGCGGAACAGGTGTTACTGCTGTAGCTATTGCTATGCACAACACAGGCGAAACTGATAAAGAAACAATTGCTTTACAAGTTCAAGGAGGACAATTGCAAGTATCTTTTGAAGTAGTAAACGGCCATTACAAAAATGTTTGGCTTATCGGTCCCGCAACATTTGTGTTTAAAGGAGAAGTTGAATGCTAA
- a CDS encoding trypsin-like peptidase domain-containing protein has protein sequence MKKILSLVLVSVLGGVITLSAYKLYFDQNTTIQSTTPVGESTYFPTVHNVSNIANTVNAPNFVSAAEKTVHSVVHVKNTAIITGQNSFEDFFFGRQSQRAQIGTGSGVIISPDGYIITNNHVINGAREISITLNDNKIYDAQLIGSDEKTDIALLKIDADEELPYISFGDSDEAKIGEWVLAVGNPFNLTSTVTAGIISAKARDLSGRNMQSFIQTDAAVNPGNSGGALVNANGDLIGINTAISSQTGSYIGYSFAVPSNIARKVVEDIMEFGDVQTGILGVTGMSLNSESAEHFGVDTSEGFYVNGIEEDTGADMAGIKEGDVIKKLDDIKISKFADLKGYLTTKRPNDVVNVTLLRDGDTKVLPVTLMKNSNLTLPIVGQVKNAKASDLKKYGTNNGIKISALDNTYARYWKKNGIEEGSIITAINDVKVRNIDEAKKIITENSSGDPLKFEIINKNGQKENFYWR, from the coding sequence ATGAAAAAAATACTGTCTTTAGTTTTAGTTTCCGTATTAGGTGGAGTCATTACACTGTCTGCCTATAAATTGTATTTCGATCAAAACACTACCATCCAATCTACTACCCCGGTTGGCGAATCCACATATTTCCCGACCGTCCACAACGTTTCCAATATTGCCAATACTGTGAATGCCCCCAACTTTGTATCGGCAGCAGAAAAGACGGTCCATTCTGTGGTACACGTAAAGAATACGGCTATCATAACAGGACAAAACAGTTTTGAAGATTTCTTCTTTGGAAGACAATCGCAAAGAGCCCAAATTGGTACAGGAAGTGGCGTAATTATTTCTCCAGACGGCTACATAATAACCAATAACCATGTAATCAATGGAGCCAGAGAGATATCCATAACATTAAATGACAATAAAATTTACGATGCCCAACTTATTGGCTCTGATGAAAAAACCGATATTGCTCTATTGAAAATTGATGCAGATGAAGAATTGCCATACATTTCCTTTGGGGATTCTGACGAAGCAAAAATTGGCGAGTGGGTATTAGCGGTGGGAAATCCATTTAACTTAACCTCCACTGTAACAGCCGGGATCATAAGTGCCAAAGCTAGAGATTTATCTGGCAGAAATATGCAATCTTTCATACAAACAGATGCAGCCGTAAACCCAGGCAACTCTGGAGGGGCCTTGGTAAATGCCAATGGCGACCTTATTGGAATCAATACTGCTATTTCGTCCCAAACCGGGTCTTATATTGGATATTCGTTTGCCGTACCTAGTAATATAGCTAGGAAAGTGGTCGAAGATATTATGGAGTTTGGAGATGTACAAACCGGTATTCTTGGGGTAACGGGAATGTCATTGAATAGTGAATCGGCCGAACATTTTGGCGTGGATACCTCTGAAGGTTTCTACGTGAATGGCATCGAAGAAGATACTGGAGCCGATATGGCAGGCATAAAAGAAGGTGATGTAATCAAAAAATTGGATGATATCAAAATATCAAAGTTTGCCGACCTTAAGGGTTACTTAACAACCAAACGTCCAAATGACGTGGTAAATGTAACTTTGCTTAGAGATGGCGATACCAAAGTACTCCCAGTAACTTTAATGAAAAATTCTAATTTAACACTTCCTATCGTTGGACAGGTAAAAAATGCTAAAGCTTCCGACCTAAAAAAATACGGTACCAATAACGGCATTAAAATTTCTGCATTAGATAATACCTATGCCAGATATTGGAAAAAGAATGGCATTGAAGAAGGCAGTATTATAACGGCCATAAACGATGTTAAAGTGAGAAACATTGATGAAGCTAAAAAAATTATTACCGAAAATTCAAGTGGCGACCCTTTAAAGTTTGAAATAATCAACAAAAACGGTCAAAAGGAAAATTTTTACTGGAGGTAA
- a CDS encoding glyceraldehyde-3-phosphate dehydrogenase has protein sequence MSLNGTYEKELAFQADRRRATVEFIKIVSDLWYDKSIELVLFRNQLIDKNVSEILNLHEYAGEFVQKPISIFDSVEIAQAIKTLDLPPAKLDIGKLTYEFHLEDQKYSNATDFVANKLKDAYSNDSIKPKDVVLYGFGRIGRLVARELMSKTGKGSQLRLRAIVTRGAIDETVLEKRASLLRNDSVHGDFSGTVSTDIKNNALIINGTTVNIISANAPEEIDYTAYGIKNALIIDNTGAFRDKDALSRHLKSKGADKVLLTAPGKGIPNIVHGVNHLDNDPDKTKIFSAASCTTNAITPVLKAVEDTYGVVSGHLETIHAYTNDQNLVDNFHKKYRRGRAAGLNMVITETGAGSAVAKALPALEGKLTSNAIRVPVPNGSLAILNLNLEKETSVESMNTIMKKYALEGDLVEQIKYEMSDELVSSDIVGSSAPSIYDSKATIVRPDGKNAVLYIWYDNEYGYSHQVIRLAKYIAKVRRYTYY, from the coding sequence ATGAGTCTTAACGGTACTTATGAAAAGGAATTAGCTTTTCAGGCAGATAGACGTCGCGCCACTGTAGAGTTTATTAAAATTGTCAGTGACCTTTGGTATGACAAGTCTATAGAGCTTGTTTTGTTCAGAAACCAACTTATCGACAAAAACGTAAGTGAAATTTTGAACTTGCACGAATACGCTGGAGAGTTTGTTCAAAAGCCAATTTCCATTTTTGATTCGGTAGAAATTGCCCAAGCGATTAAAACCTTGGACCTACCTCCGGCTAAATTGGACATTGGAAAGCTAACCTATGAATTTCATTTAGAAGACCAAAAATATAGCAATGCTACCGATTTTGTTGCCAATAAATTAAAGGACGCTTACAGTAACGACTCCATTAAGCCGAAAGATGTTGTACTATATGGTTTTGGAAGAATTGGACGTTTGGTTGCAAGAGAGTTAATGTCTAAAACTGGAAAAGGAAGCCAATTGCGTCTAAGAGCCATTGTAACCCGTGGCGCTATTGACGAGACTGTTTTGGAAAAAAGAGCCTCTCTTTTGCGTAATGATTCTGTTCATGGAGATTTCTCAGGAACCGTCTCTACAGACATTAAAAATAATGCTTTAATCATTAACGGTACTACCGTAAATATTATCTCCGCCAATGCCCCTGAAGAGATTGATTATACTGCTTATGGTATTAAAAACGCCTTGATTATTGACAATACAGGAGCGTTTAGAGATAAAGATGCCCTTAGTAGACATTTAAAATCAAAAGGAGCTGATAAGGTATTGTTAACAGCTCCTGGCAAAGGAATCCCGAACATTGTACATGGTGTAAACCACTTGGACAACGACCCTGATAAAACAAAGATTTTTTCTGCCGCTTCTTGTACAACCAATGCTATTACGCCCGTATTAAAGGCCGTTGAAGATACTTATGGAGTGGTAAGCGGGCACTTGGAAACTATCCATGCCTATACCAATGATCAAAACTTGGTAGACAACTTCCACAAAAAGTACCGTCGTGGGCGCGCTGCAGGTTTAAACATGGTAATTACCGAAACCGGAGCAGGAAGTGCTGTTGCTAAAGCATTACCAGCTTTGGAAGGCAAATTGACTTCTAACGCCATCCGTGTACCTGTGCCTAATGGTTCTTTGGCTATTTTAAATTTAAATTTAGAAAAAGAAACCTCTGTAGAAAGCATGAACACCATCATGAAAAAATATGCTTTGGAAGGAGACTTGGTAGAACAGATTAAATATGAAATGAGCGATGAGTTGGTATCCAGCGATATTGTTGGAAGCTCGGCACCTTCTATATATGACAGTAAAGCTACTATTGTAAGACCTGACGGCAAAAACGCAGTGCTTTATATTTGGTATGATAACGAATATGGTTACAGCCATCAAGTTATCAGATTGGCCAAGTACATTGCCAAAGTTAGGCGCTACACATACTATTAG
- a CDS encoding LVIVD repeat-containing protein, producing MKTYISIVVALLLLTACSNDSNVSSQDSGYTESGQGGSLARFVVKGDYLYTVDLYGLHVFNITNISNPVEVNSVPIGFNIETLFAYKEYLYVGSRNGMYIYSVQNPELPEYLSDVQHFTACDPVVANDTHAFVTLHADIGCGNTINVLEVYDVSDIVNPVLISSRNLTQPIGLGLYGNYLFVCDDEVKIFDVSDPENSTLVNSINKNAFDVIIHQDLLILIGENGLYQYSLNYNDIQDITELSSLNI from the coding sequence ATGAAAACATATATCTCTATTGTAGTGGCTTTATTGTTGCTAACAGCTTGTAGTAACGACAGCAATGTTTCCTCTCAAGATTCGGGATACACCGAGTCAGGACAAGGAGGCTCCCTTGCCAGATTTGTAGTAAAAGGGGATTACCTATATACTGTAGATCTTTACGGCTTGCATGTTTTTAATATTACCAATATTTCTAACCCTGTTGAAGTCAATTCGGTGCCAATTGGATTTAATATTGAAACCCTGTTTGCTTATAAGGAATATCTATATGTGGGTTCTAGAAATGGCATGTACATTTATAGTGTGCAAAATCCTGAACTTCCCGAATACCTTTCCGATGTGCAACATTTTACGGCATGCGATCCGGTAGTTGCCAATGACACCCATGCCTTTGTAACCCTTCATGCTGATATTGGTTGCGGGAACACAATCAATGTTTTGGAAGTTTACGATGTATCGGATATAGTCAACCCCGTGTTAATTTCTTCAAGAAATTTAACCCAGCCCATCGGTTTGGGGCTTTACGGAAATTATTTGTTTGTATGCGATGATGAAGTAAAGATCTTTGATGTTTCTGATCCTGAGAACTCTACTTTGGTGAATTCTATTAATAAAAATGCTTTTGATGTCATTATTCATCAAGACCTTCTCATTTTAATTGGTGAAAATGGTTTATATCAATACAGCCTAAATTACAACGATATTCAAGACATAACGGAATTAAGCTCCCTAAACATCTAA
- a CDS encoding tRNA (guanine-N1)-methyltransferase, giving the protein MNILKTVLFSSIFLLSFSTTQAQESNNDEDQLSLNSGTIDNQFDYVIQKSNNYQDYKVIKRAWLYTLKSHTLDSLKAVHKELANTQVVVDSQAVEIASLKSNLTNTQETLDATNLEKDSMSLFGIQMSKGNYSTLLWSIIGGLFAFLLFFIYKFNNSNAVTKQAKQSLAETEEEFEEHRRNALEREQKVRRQLQDEINKQKNA; this is encoded by the coding sequence ATGAATATTTTAAAAACTGTATTATTTTCCTCAATTTTTCTATTAAGTTTTTCTACTACACAAGCCCAAGAATCTAACAACGACGAAGACCAACTCTCACTAAACTCTGGTACGATTGACAACCAGTTTGACTACGTCATTCAAAAATCAAACAACTATCAAGATTATAAGGTTATAAAAAGAGCATGGCTTTACACGTTAAAGTCACACACTTTAGACTCTTTAAAAGCTGTTCATAAGGAGTTGGCAAATACACAGGTTGTTGTAGACTCTCAAGCAGTAGAAATAGCTAGTTTAAAAAGTAACCTAACCAATACACAAGAAACGTTGGATGCCACCAATCTGGAAAAAGACAGTATGTCGCTTTTTGGAATCCAAATGAGTAAAGGAAATTACAGTACACTGTTGTGGAGCATTATTGGAGGGCTATTTGCTTTCTTATTGTTCTTCATCTACAAATTCAACAATAGCAATGCGGTAACCAAACAGGCAAAACAATCTTTAGCAGAAACTGAAGAGGAGTTTGAAGAACACCGCCGAAATGCATTGGAGCGTGAGCAAAAAGTAAGACGCCAATTGCAGGACGAAATCAATAAACAAAAAAACGCTTAA
- the trmD gene encoding tRNA (guanosine(37)-N1)-methyltransferase TrmD, which yields MRIDIITVLPELLKSPFEASILKRAIEANLVEVHFHNLRDYTTDNYKTVDDYQFGGGAGMVMLIEPIDKCISKLQAERDYDEIIYMTPDGECLKQGIANQLSLKENIIILCGHYKGVDQRVRDKFITKEISIGDYVLSGGELGAAVLCDAVIRLIPGVLGNETSALTDSFQDNLLAPPIYTRPRSYQGMDVPEILFSGNFPEIEKWREEQAYLRTKERRPDLLDD from the coding sequence ATGCGCATAGACATCATTACCGTATTACCAGAACTGCTCAAAAGCCCTTTTGAAGCTTCCATACTAAAACGTGCTATTGAAGCCAATTTGGTTGAAGTCCATTTTCATAATCTACGGGACTACACTACCGATAATTACAAAACCGTTGATGATTACCAATTTGGAGGAGGTGCTGGCATGGTAATGCTTATAGAGCCTATTGACAAGTGTATTTCAAAACTTCAGGCAGAACGTGACTACGATGAGATTATCTACATGACGCCAGACGGTGAATGTTTAAAACAAGGTATTGCCAATCAATTGTCACTTAAGGAGAACATCATCATTTTATGCGGGCATTACAAAGGCGTGGACCAACGCGTACGCGATAAGTTTATAACTAAGGAAATTTCTATTGGGGACTATGTACTCTCTGGAGGTGAATTGGGAGCAGCGGTACTTTGCGATGCCGTGATAAGATTGATCCCTGGCGTACTTGGAAACGAGACCTCTGCCCTAACGGATTCCTTTCAAGATAATTTGTTGGCACCACCTATTTACACAAGACCAAGGAGTTACCAAGGCATGGATGTTCCAGAAATATTGTTCAGTGGTAATTTCCCCGAAATCGAAAAATGGCGAGAAGAGCAAGCGTATCTTAGAACCAAGGAACGTCGCCCTGATTTGCTAGATGACTAG
- the rplS gene encoding 50S ribosomal protein L19: protein MNSLVKFVQDEFVTKKDFPEFGAGDTITVYYEIKEGAKTRTQFFKGVVLQRKGSGSSETFTIRKMSGTIGVERIFPINLPALQKIEVNKRGKVRRARIFYFRGLTGKKARIKEVRK, encoded by the coding sequence ATGAATTCTTTAGTAAAATTTGTACAAGACGAATTTGTAACAAAAAAAGATTTCCCTGAGTTTGGAGCTGGTGATACCATCACTGTTTACTACGAAATTAAAGAGGGGGCTAAAACACGTACACAGTTCTTTAAAGGTGTTGTATTGCAACGTAAAGGTTCTGGAAGCTCTGAAACTTTCACCATCAGAAAAATGTCTGGAACAATTGGTGTAGAGCGTATTTTCCCAATTAACTTGCCTGCGCTTCAAAAAATTGAAGTTAACAAAAGAGGTAAAGTTAGACGTGCAAGAATCTTCTACTTTAGAGGTCTTACAGGTAAGAAAGCTAGAATTAAAGAGGTTAGAAAATAA